The Azospirillum baldaniorum genome window below encodes:
- a CDS encoding four-carbon acid sugar kinase family protein, which translates to MPPLHLIADDLTGALDSAAAFAGPDRPVAVHWDGVPVGLAVGASVALDTGTRDIGDAAAARRRVTALATRLPDGEALRFAKLDSLLRGHGAAEIAAWMAVDRPDHCIVAPAFPFQGRVTRAGRQHIRDVDGWTAVATDLTAALEAEGERVRLCRPGDPVPPGVSLWDAETEADLAAIAATGLALSGRVLWCGSGGLAAALAAVMETGRGPAPSPDPFPRPLLGLFGTDHPVTMAQLTACGGDVLVLPDGGTASAARVAARLAERGAALVRLGLPDGLARDAAAERIGRELGALARRLVPPATLLVSGGETLRALCGALGAGRLDLDGALLPGVPGSTLRGGAWDGVRVVSKSGAFGDPSLLRRLIRGDTPDADRAAPEPTRHGTPWPHRGERA; encoded by the coding sequence ATGCCGCCGCTTCACCTGATCGCCGACGACCTGACCGGCGCGCTGGACAGCGCGGCGGCCTTCGCCGGCCCGGACCGCCCGGTTGCGGTCCATTGGGACGGGGTTCCCGTCGGTCTGGCGGTGGGCGCCTCGGTGGCGCTCGACACCGGCACGCGGGACATCGGGGACGCGGCGGCGGCCCGGCGGCGGGTGACGGCGCTGGCGACCCGCCTGCCGGACGGCGAGGCGCTGCGCTTCGCCAAGCTGGACAGCCTGCTGCGTGGCCATGGCGCGGCGGAGATCGCCGCCTGGATGGCGGTGGACCGGCCGGACCATTGCATCGTCGCCCCGGCCTTTCCCTTCCAGGGGCGGGTGACGCGCGCCGGCCGCCAGCACATTCGGGATGTGGACGGCTGGACGGCCGTCGCCACCGATCTGACGGCCGCCCTGGAGGCGGAGGGCGAGCGGGTGCGGCTGTGCCGCCCCGGCGACCCGGTGCCGCCCGGCGTCAGCCTGTGGGACGCCGAGACCGAGGCCGACCTCGCCGCCATCGCGGCCACCGGGCTGGCCCTGTCCGGCCGGGTGCTGTGGTGCGGCAGCGGCGGCTTGGCGGCGGCCCTGGCGGCGGTGATGGAAACCGGTCGCGGACCGGCGCCGTCGCCGGATCCGTTTCCCCGGCCGCTGTTGGGGCTGTTCGGCACCGACCATCCGGTGACGATGGCGCAGCTCACCGCCTGCGGCGGCGACGTTCTGGTCCTACCGGACGGCGGGACCGCCTCCGCGGCGCGCGTGGCCGCGCGTCTGGCGGAGCGCGGCGCCGCGCTGGTCCGCCTCGGCCTGCCCGACGGGCTGGCGCGCGACGCGGCGGCCGAGCGCATCGGGCGGGAACTGGGCGCGCTGGCCCGCCGCCTTGTCCCGCCGGCGACCCTGCTGGTGTCGGGCGGCGAGACGCTGCGGGCGTTGTGCGGGGCGCTCGGCGCCGGCCGCCTCGACCTCGACGGCGCCCTGCTGCCGGGCGTGCCCGGATCGACCCTGCGTGGCGGCGCTTGGGACGGGGTGCGCGTCGTCTCCAAATCGGGCGCCTTCGGCGACCCCTCGCTTTTGCGCCGGCTGATCCGCGGGGACACCCCCGACGCGGACCGGGCGGCCCCGGAACCAACGCGCCACGGCACGCCCTGGCCGCATCGAGGAGAACGAGCATGA
- a CDS encoding LysR family transcriptional regulator produces the protein MLHHDLATLRLFVKACELKSLSRASEALNLAVSAASRRIRLLEHDAGMPLLKRRPHGIEPTPAGLLVLRYAHDMVYLGAQLEAMLAEYRSGVRGHVRVYASSSALVECLAADLSRFAAENPGIKLELEERPSADTLDALYHKKADIGVIVGGRGTEGLVRYPYAKDRLWVALPRGHRLADRPSLRFAELLDEEHVALEGGTAVHGLLAERARAEGRFIKVRVQVRSFEVMCQMISLGLGVGVLPKRAVQPLSTALGVELVALDEEWAERSFEICVRSPDALDAPSQRLLDFLREQAVPKP, from the coding sequence GTGCTTCACCATGACTTGGCGACGCTTCGGCTGTTCGTGAAAGCCTGCGAGCTGAAAAGCCTGAGCCGCGCCAGCGAGGCTTTGAATCTCGCGGTGTCCGCCGCCAGCCGGCGCATCCGGCTGCTGGAGCACGACGCCGGGATGCCGCTGCTGAAGCGGCGCCCTCACGGCATCGAGCCGACCCCGGCCGGGCTGCTCGTGCTCCGCTATGCGCACGATATGGTCTATCTGGGGGCACAGCTGGAGGCGATGCTTGCCGAATACCGGTCCGGCGTGCGCGGCCATGTGCGGGTCTACGCCTCCTCCTCGGCGCTGGTGGAATGCCTCGCCGCCGACCTCTCGCGCTTCGCCGCGGAAAATCCCGGCATCAAATTGGAGTTGGAGGAACGCCCCAGCGCCGACACGCTGGACGCGCTCTATCACAAGAAGGCCGACATCGGGGTTATCGTCGGCGGCCGGGGGACCGAGGGGCTGGTCCGCTACCCCTACGCCAAGGACCGGCTGTGGGTGGCGTTGCCGCGCGGGCATCGTCTGGCCGACCGGCCCAGCCTGCGCTTCGCCGAGCTTCTGGACGAGGAGCATGTGGCGCTGGAGGGCGGCACCGCCGTGCACGGCCTGCTCGCCGAGCGGGCCCGGGCGGAGGGCCGCTTCATCAAGGTGCGCGTCCAGGTCCGCAGCTTCGAGGTGATGTGCCAGATGATCAGCCTGGGGCTGGGCGTCGGCGTCCTGCCGAAGCGCGCCGTCCAGCCCCTCTCGACCGCGCTCGGCGTCGAGCTGGTCGCCCTCGACGAGGAGTGGGCGGAACGCAGCTTCGAGATTTGCGTTCGTTCACCGGACGCTCTGGACGCGCCCAGCCAACGGCTTCTGGATTTCCTGCGGGAGCAGGCGGTGCCGAAGCCGTGA
- a CDS encoding CaiB/BaiF CoA transferase family protein, with amino-acid sequence MTRSEPAKALEHIRVLDLTRVRAGPTCCRVLADFGADVIKVEAPPGVDRNEGMSGPRHGYDMLNLHRNKRSLSLNLRTPQGRDLFLELVRTADVVVENYRPDVKDRLGIGYDALRAVNPRIILASISGYGQTGPYRERAGFDQIAQGMGGLMSVTGLPGQGPVRAGIAVADSASGLYAAIGILVALSERDRSGEGQWVQTSLLESQIALMDFQAARYLVEGEVPQPAGNDHPYSTPMGVMATADGHLNIGVGGDGQWQSFCRAIEREDLADAPEFATQEQRFRNRPTLKPLLEEVFRTRKTADWLARLEEEGVPAGPIYRMDEVFADPQVGHLGIAVPCEHPARGAMRLVGQPVGLSRTPARIERPAPDAGEHTAEVLGAIGLSPADVAALKAQGIV; translated from the coding sequence ATGACCCGATCCGAACCCGCAAAAGCTCTTGAGCACATCCGAGTCCTGGATCTCACGCGCGTGCGCGCCGGCCCGACCTGCTGCCGCGTGCTCGCCGACTTCGGGGCGGACGTCATCAAGGTCGAGGCGCCGCCGGGCGTCGACCGCAACGAGGGGATGAGCGGCCCCCGGCACGGCTACGACATGCTGAACCTGCACCGCAACAAGCGGTCGCTGTCGCTCAACCTCCGCACCCCGCAGGGCCGCGACCTGTTCCTGGAGCTGGTGCGCACGGCGGACGTGGTGGTCGAGAACTACCGGCCCGACGTCAAGGACCGGCTCGGCATCGGCTACGACGCGCTGCGGGCGGTGAATCCGCGGATCATCCTGGCCTCCATCTCCGGCTACGGCCAGACCGGCCCCTACCGCGAGCGCGCCGGCTTCGACCAGATCGCCCAGGGCATGGGCGGCCTGATGAGCGTCACCGGCCTTCCCGGACAGGGACCGGTGCGGGCGGGCATCGCGGTCGCCGACAGCGCCTCCGGCCTCTACGCCGCCATCGGCATCCTGGTCGCCCTGTCGGAACGCGACCGCTCCGGTGAGGGGCAGTGGGTCCAGACCTCGCTTCTGGAATCCCAGATCGCCCTGATGGACTTCCAGGCCGCCCGCTATCTGGTGGAGGGCGAGGTGCCGCAGCCGGCGGGCAACGACCACCCCTATTCGACCCCCATGGGCGTGATGGCGACGGCCGACGGCCACCTGAACATCGGCGTCGGCGGCGACGGGCAGTGGCAGTCCTTCTGCCGGGCCATCGAGCGCGAGGACCTCGCCGACGCCCCCGAGTTCGCCACGCAGGAGCAGCGCTTCCGCAATCGCCCGACGCTCAAGCCGCTGCTGGAGGAGGTGTTCCGCACGCGCAAGACGGCGGACTGGCTGGCACGGCTGGAGGAGGAAGGGGTTCCGGCGGGACCGATCTACCGCATGGATGAGGTCTTCGCCGACCCGCAGGTCGGGCATCTCGGCATCGCCGTGCCCTGCGAGCATCCCGCCCGCGGCGCCATGCGCCTCGTCGGACAGCCCGTCGGCCTGTCGCGCACCCCCGCCCGCATCGAGCGGCCCGCCCCCGACGCGGGCGAGCACACGGCGGAGGTGCTGGGCGCCATCGGCCTGTCCCCGGCGGACGTCGCCGCCCTCAAGGCGCAGGGGATCGTCTGA
- a CDS encoding FadR/GntR family transcriptional regulator: MESRDRGMEDGASPMPGDGEGHTAARARHTPLVQRVYQLLLTQISAGDYQPNERLPGENELATRFQVSRPIVREALRRLRDEGMIYSRQGAGSFVRATVEESRPLLGYAPVETIADIQRCYEFRLTIEPDHAYHAALRWNDAALSNIVSALDLMADATHAHRHRDDADFAFHAAIADAANNHYYASSMQALKDHIAVGMKFHGSSLLGPSGGLSHVLEEHRGIFEAIRCRDADTARARMRRHLEGSRDRVFEGRVLDLSL; encoded by the coding sequence ATGGAGTCACGCGATCGGGGGATGGAGGACGGCGCTTCGCCGATGCCCGGGGATGGCGAGGGCCACACCGCGGCGCGGGCGCGCCACACGCCTCTCGTCCAGCGCGTCTACCAGCTTCTGCTGACCCAGATCAGCGCCGGCGACTACCAGCCGAACGAGCGGCTGCCGGGGGAGAACGAACTCGCCACGCGCTTCCAGGTGTCGCGCCCCATCGTGCGCGAGGCGCTGCGCCGGCTGCGTGATGAGGGGATGATCTACTCGCGCCAGGGCGCCGGCAGCTTCGTGCGGGCGACGGTGGAGGAAAGCCGGCCGCTGCTCGGCTACGCACCGGTGGAGACCATCGCCGACATCCAGCGTTGCTACGAATTCCGCCTGACCATCGAGCCGGACCACGCCTACCACGCCGCCCTGCGCTGGAACGACGCGGCGCTGTCCAACATCGTCTCGGCGCTCGACCTGATGGCCGACGCGACGCACGCCCACCGGCACCGGGACGACGCGGACTTCGCCTTCCACGCCGCCATCGCGGACGCCGCGAACAACCACTATTACGCGTCGTCGATGCAGGCGCTGAAGGACCACATCGCCGTCGGCATGAAGTTCCACGGCTCGTCGCTGCTGGGCCCCAGCGGCGGCCTGTCCCATGTCCTGGAGGAGCACCGGGGCATCTTCGAAGCGATCCGCTGCCGCGACGCCGACACCGCGCGCGCGCGCATGCGCCGGCATCTGGAAGGGTCGCGCGACCGCGTGTTCGAAGGGCGGGTGCTCGACCTGTCGCTGTGA
- a CDS encoding enoyl-CoA hydratase, translating to MAEQEPGAPEIMAGGVVGLDVSGGIARLTLDQPRRLNAMTLEMWRSLPERIGRAVADPAVRVLLVRGAGERAFSAGADISEFGTVRADAAQAAAYEEAVSAATEALLNAPVPTVAAIRGICFGGGLELALCCDLRLSDDGARFRMPGARLGLGYGFPLVRLVVQRMGAAAAADLLFSARVVTADEAASLGIVQRVAPASAFDGAVEDYLGLIAGNAPLTLRAAKRAMLEALRTDGPADTEAVDALVARCFASADYAEGRAAFAQKREPGFKGE from the coding sequence ATGGCCGAGCAGGAACCGGGAGCTCCGGAGATCATGGCCGGCGGCGTGGTGGGGCTCGACGTGTCGGGCGGGATCGCCCGCCTGACTCTCGACCAGCCCCGGCGGCTGAACGCGATGACGCTGGAGATGTGGCGCTCCCTGCCCGAGCGCATCGGCCGCGCCGTGGCCGACCCCGCGGTCCGCGTCCTGCTGGTCCGTGGTGCCGGGGAGCGCGCCTTCTCCGCCGGGGCCGACATCTCCGAATTCGGCACCGTCCGCGCCGATGCCGCCCAGGCGGCCGCCTATGAGGAAGCCGTGTCGGCAGCGACCGAGGCGCTCCTCAACGCCCCGGTGCCCACGGTCGCCGCCATCCGCGGCATCTGCTTCGGCGGCGGGCTGGAGCTGGCTCTGTGCTGCGACCTGCGGCTCAGCGACGACGGCGCCCGCTTCCGCATGCCGGGCGCCCGGCTCGGGCTCGGCTACGGCTTCCCCCTGGTGCGCCTCGTCGTGCAGCGGATGGGTGCTGCTGCCGCCGCCGACCTGCTGTTCAGCGCGCGCGTCGTGACGGCGGACGAGGCGGCAAGCCTCGGCATCGTCCAGCGCGTGGCCCCAGCGTCCGCCTTCGACGGCGCGGTGGAGGACTATCTCGGCCTGATCGCCGGAAACGCGCCGCTGACGCTGCGCGCGGCGAAACGGGCCATGCTGGAAGCGCTGCGGACCGACGGTCCGGCCGACACCGAAGCGGTGGACGCGCTGGTCGCCCGCTGCTTCGCCAGCGCCGATTACGCGGAGGGGCGTGCCGCCTTCGCGCAAAAAAGAGAACCCGGTTTCAAGGGAGAGTAA
- a CDS encoding amidase — MSWTSQNPDVPDDPRAAGPGFADWSGLPTPARAEAAAACAAWAPEVQARFGCFVGLGTAEADAAGPLAGLPYAAKDMFDSVGRSPGCGLPAAADDASGPAPRRAAVLERLDGAGARRIGFTTMTALAYEPSGVGKALNPWNRDIVPGGSSSGSAVAVASGAVFAALGSDTAGSLRIPAQACGVTAWKPTYGVVPVAGAMALAPSLDTIGILARSARDIQLLAPVLATDMGFPSEPPACVALLSDAVEASEAPIQAACRDGAEAIAACGVSLEQRSGLSAIEALSDPLFLILQAEAAAQHGGLALAARDPTLARRLAKGLDITPDRLAAAKAALSNATAPILDSLFGDAGALLLPVMPIRTPPVAVADPASPDFHAATLYRLSAYTRFVNALSLPAVAVPAGFDDRGMPVALQIVGRPGTDGTLLALAAALQARTGWHRRRPSEITDFPSPLAQRGS, encoded by the coding sequence ATGTCCTGGACCAGCCAGAACCCCGATGTTCCTGACGACCCCCGCGCGGCCGGTCCCGGTTTCGCGGATTGGAGCGGGCTCCCGACGCCGGCCCGCGCCGAGGCCGCCGCGGCCTGCGCGGCCTGGGCACCGGAGGTTCAGGCCCGCTTCGGCTGCTTCGTCGGGCTTGGCACCGCCGAAGCGGACGCCGCCGGCCCACTGGCCGGGCTGCCCTACGCCGCCAAGGACATGTTCGACAGCGTCGGGCGCTCCCCCGGCTGCGGCCTTCCCGCTGCCGCGGACGACGCGTCAGGCCCGGCCCCGCGGCGTGCGGCGGTGCTGGAACGGCTCGACGGGGCCGGGGCGCGGCGGATCGGCTTCACCACCATGACAGCTCTGGCCTATGAGCCGTCGGGCGTGGGCAAGGCGCTCAACCCCTGGAACCGCGACATCGTCCCCGGCGGCTCGTCCTCCGGATCGGCGGTGGCGGTGGCGTCCGGCGCGGTGTTCGCCGCTCTGGGGTCGGACACCGCCGGGTCGCTGCGCATCCCCGCGCAGGCCTGCGGAGTCACCGCCTGGAAGCCGACCTACGGCGTGGTGCCGGTCGCCGGGGCGATGGCGCTGGCCCCCAGCCTCGACACCATCGGAATTTTGGCGCGCAGCGCGCGCGACATCCAACTCCTGGCGCCCGTTCTGGCGACGGATATGGGGTTCCCATCCGAACCGCCGGCCTGCGTCGCCCTCCTGTCCGACGCGGTCGAGGCGTCCGAGGCGCCGATCCAGGCGGCTTGCCGCGACGGCGCGGAAGCCATCGCCGCCTGCGGCGTCTCCCTGGAGCAACGGTCGGGCCTGTCCGCCATCGAGGCGCTGTCCGACCCCCTCTTCCTCATTCTCCAGGCCGAGGCGGCGGCCCAGCATGGCGGGCTTGCCCTCGCCGCGCGGGACCCGACCCTCGCCCGGCGGCTCGCCAAGGGCCTGGACATCACGCCGGACCGCCTCGCCGCGGCCAAGGCGGCGCTGTCCAACGCCACCGCGCCCATCCTGGACAGTCTGTTCGGCGACGCCGGCGCCCTCCTGCTGCCGGTCATGCCGATCCGCACGCCGCCGGTCGCCGTGGCCGACCCGGCTTCCCCGGACTTCCACGCGGCGACGCTCTATCGGCTCAGCGCCTACACCCGCTTCGTCAACGCCCTTAGCCTGCCGGCGGTCGCCGTCCCGGCCGGCTTCGACGACCGCGGGATGCCGGTGGCGCTCCAGATCGTCGGCCGTCCGGGGACGGACGGCACGCTGCTGGCACTCGCCGCGGCGCTGCAGGCGCGGACCGGCTGGCACCGGCGGCGGCCCAGCGAGATCACCGATTTTCCCAGCCCTCTTGCACAGCGTGGCTCATGA
- the pdxA gene encoding 4-hydroxythreonine-4-phosphate dehydrogenase PdxA gives MTPHLAITMGDPAGVGPEIIVKACARLKERLDAGSLRLLVIGSNPALMAAREALGSDLAFPEVTADEEWPALACLQAGPEGEPIRPGELSVDGGRFAYLAVERAVRLAEAGRIHGLVTAPLNKEAMNKAGYHFAGHTDLLAELTGARGSVMMLAHGNMRVSHVTTHIALEDVPKRLTPERLRYVIDRTDETLAGLGLERRRIAIAALNPHAGEGGLFGRQDIEITTPVIERCVAEGLDVVGPVPGDTVFVKLRAGQFDAVVAMYHDQGHIPVKLLGFHVDPATGRWDALSGVNITLGLPIIRTSVDHGTAFDIAGKGIANELSLIEAIDYAEKLAAARRRTG, from the coding sequence ATGACCCCCCATCTGGCCATCACCATGGGTGATCCGGCCGGCGTCGGACCCGAGATCATCGTCAAGGCCTGCGCCCGCCTGAAGGAGCGGCTGGACGCCGGAAGCCTGCGGCTTCTGGTGATCGGCAGCAACCCGGCGCTGATGGCGGCGCGCGAGGCCTTGGGCAGCGACCTCGCCTTCCCCGAGGTGACGGCGGACGAGGAGTGGCCGGCGCTCGCCTGCCTGCAGGCCGGCCCGGAGGGCGAACCGATCCGCCCCGGCGAGCTGTCGGTGGACGGCGGCCGCTTCGCCTATCTGGCGGTGGAGCGCGCGGTGCGGCTGGCCGAGGCCGGGCGCATCCATGGGCTGGTCACGGCGCCGCTGAACAAGGAGGCGATGAACAAGGCCGGCTACCACTTCGCCGGCCACACCGACCTGCTGGCCGAGCTGACCGGTGCCCGCGGGTCGGTGATGATGCTGGCCCACGGCAACATGCGGGTCAGCCACGTCACCACCCACATCGCGCTGGAGGACGTGCCGAAGCGCCTGACGCCGGAGCGGCTGCGCTACGTCATCGACCGCACCGACGAGACGTTGGCCGGGCTGGGTCTGGAGCGCCGCCGCATCGCCATCGCCGCCCTGAACCCCCACGCTGGGGAAGGCGGGCTGTTCGGCCGGCAGGACATCGAGATCACCACCCCGGTCATCGAGCGCTGCGTGGCCGAGGGGCTGGACGTGGTGGGGCCGGTGCCGGGCGACACGGTCTTCGTCAAGCTGCGCGCCGGCCAGTTCGACGCGGTGGTCGCCATGTACCACGACCAGGGACACATTCCGGTCAAGCTGCTGGGCTTCCACGTCGATCCGGCGACTGGCCGGTGGGACGCGCTGAGCGGGGTCAACATCACGCTGGGGCTGCCGATCATCCGCACCTCCGTCGATCACGGCACCGCCTTCGACATCGCCGGCAAGGGCATCGCCAACGAGCTGAGCCTGATCGAGGCCATCGATTACGCCGAGAAGCTGGCCGCCGCCCGTCGGCGGACCGGCTGA